TGGCGACACAAGCCGCTATCATCAATATTCTGCTATACATCTTTTCCTTGTGTTATATTTATTTAATGGCTATTAACTCCATAGCCGTTCCTGTTTCCCAAATGCTGACTATATCTGAAAGCGACTGCAGGTGCGCTTTCGTAAGCACATCCGGAGCAAGAGGCAACGCTACGTTACAGCGGGCCTGTACTTTTCTGATCAACATCGCCAGTTGGAGCGACACATCTTTGGAAAACCCGGCTTTCGATTCCGCACTGGAGATCATACCGGCCAGGAAGGTCCGCTGCAGCATGCGGTGGAAAGCATCCACAGGTTTGCCGGACGGCAGTTTTCCATATACATCCTCATATAATTCTTCAAAGAAACGGGATACAGGATAGCTGTCCTTACCGGCAATGACTTCGTTCTGCAACATCCGGTTGTACGACAGGAACAATTTTGAAAAACCCACCGCGAAGGGTTCCGCTCCATCCCGTCCGAATTCAAACCCGGCCTTCTTCATGATCTTTGGCGGGAACAGCCATTCAGGATAATAAAACAGGTGCTCTTTCAGGAAGCTGATGGCCTCCAGCTCCTGTTCGCGGCTTACCGGAACAACAAGCGGCATGTTTTCGGCCGGTAATGCATCCCCATTGTTATAGCGGCCACCCACAATACGCCAGGCATGATCAAGATAGTTATGATAGCGCCCAAGTATGCTGCGGTATTGCCGCCCGTAGAAGTCTTCATCCGCTCCCATCAAAGTCATCCACTCATCGAAATGCAACATGGTCTTGCGCAGATTTTTCATCCCCAGCCGGCCGGCCTTTACGGCATTGTTACCAACATCCTCTGACTGACAGCGGGGATCGAGCCGGTCTGTTTCCTTGCCGAACAGCAGGCGCGGGTCTTTCCGTTTGTCGCTCACCCAAACCTTCAGCGAATCGGCCTCCTGTTTGGGGGAGCCAAACTGCGGCATCCAGCGGTACCCCCATTCGATGGCGAAAATGTCATACACACCGATATCCGGCAACAAAAGCTCAGGGGGCATTTTATCCTCCGGCTGCACCACGTAGTTAAAGCGCATGTAATCCATCACGGACGCCCCGAACCCGTTCTTTTTTACGAAAGCGGGATTTCGGATGCTATCTACATCATACGTAGCGCTGCCGGCGAAATTGTGCCGCAGGCCCAAGGCATGGCCCACTTCATGGGTAACCACATTTTTAACGAGGCGCCCCATGACCTCGCGGCTGAGCGGGAACTGCCGGGCCTCCGGGTCGATGGTGGCGCACATCGCAAAATACCAGCGCTGTATCAGGTCCATGATATTATGAAATACCGCAACACGGGAACTGATGATCTCGCCGGAACGCGGGTCGCATACGGATGGCCCGTAAGCGTTCGGGATAGGTGAAGCTTTATAGGAGATATAGGAATAACGGACATCTTCCAGCGAATAGGTGCTGTCATCCGCCGCAGGTTCGGGTTTTGCCGTAATGGCGTTTTTAAAGCCGGCTTTCTCAAAAGCCCTTCTCCATTCATTGACCCCATCGATAAAATACGGTACGAGATAGTCCGGAGTGTCCCTGTCTATAAAAAAGATAATGGGCTTGGCGGGCTCCACCAGTTCACCGGCAAGATACCGCTGCACGTCCTCCGGCCTGGGCTGCAGATCCCAGCGGGTAGCCAGCTGCACATGGCGCGGATGGTCCGGGTAGTTGTCCAGGTCCCGCACGCTCGTTGTGAAGTAACCTACTCTTTCGTCCATAAAACGTTGCTTCATGGGTGTTTCCGGCAACAATATCCAGGAAGCGCCTACTTCCCAGGCCGTTGCCTCGCCGGGTTGCTTCAGGCCTTTTTCCGCGACCGGCAACCCAGGCCCATTTTTTGCAGGCGGTACTGCGCCGGGGCCATAGCTTTTCACTGACCGGAAATTGATATTGCCGGGGAAACAGGTCACGCTTTTCACAAACGATTTGTCCGCCTGCAGCTCCCCGATGCCCAGCTCGTCCTTCGCACCGCGCAGTGAAAAGAGGTCCGCATCACCTTTGAAAGCATCCGTAAAATCTATCAGCACCGAGTATTCAGACTTCGCCTTTACGTCAAAAGATAATAATACGGGCAACAGCGATGCCGTAGCGGGCCTGTAGAAAGCAGTAGTGGTATCGCTGGCGTTCAGGAACATCGGCTGTACAAGCGTCAGGCGGTTGCCGGAAGCTTTCTGAAAACGGAATACCGACTCGTACACCGCGTCTCCGGAGTAGCCAAAACGTTTGCCCGCCGAGCGTTCTCTTTGAGCGGAACCTTGTACGATGGTAATGGCGGCCAGTACATCACGGCCTTCCAGTGAATCCGGAACTTCCATCAGGTAACGGTTATCCTGTACATAGATGTTGCACATCCCTTCATATCGCTGCGCGTCCGGCTTAAGATATGATGTCAGTGACGGCAACTCCTCTTTCCCGCTATTTCCCTGCGCCCGCACAACGGCGGACACAGGGATTAGCATGGCGGAAAGCAAAAAAACACGTAGTATATTCATGGTTTCAATTTCTGTAAATGCAAAGCATGGCCTGGATGCAACCCGTCTCCCGGTTGCATATCTATCCTGAAAAAAACTGTTATCGCGCGATAGCGGCGTTGCCGATCTCCTGCAGGTCTACATTATAATTCGTAATAAAATAATTGCGCACCAGGTTGTAGCGCTGCCTGATCTTGCCACTGGTATCTTTAGCAGGATGCAATATCCCCACGAACGATTTTGCAGTACCGGGCGGAGTGGCATTGAGCACCGATTCCGGATAACCTGTCATGGCCAGGATATATTGCTGCCAGTCCGCCTGTGCGGTGGCTGCCCAGTAATCGGTCAGCGAACCGGCGGCATAGGCAGCGGCCTGGCTGGTAAAGGAAGTAGCGTAGTTGGTGATCTTCGTAAAATCGCCGGTAGCGGGAATAGGTGTGCGGTTAAAGATCTGCTGCATGAAAATCGTATTCACTTTCCATACAAAAGCACCTGAATCCTGCGGTGTCATTGTTTCCACCGCAGCATTCCCAAAGCTCACGCTAATGTTGTCATAACTGTACCATGCCGCCACAGCCTTCTCACGCAGATAAAAGGTGATAGGCGTAGTAGAAAAATCGTAGCCGAGGGAAGTGGAATCCACAGCGGAACAAAGCAGTACCTTGGCCGGCAGAAATTCCTCCAGGAATTTATCGGAATAGAAACGGAACCAGAGACGATCTATCACTTCCAGCTGTTTTGCGATGTATTGTTCTTCAGCCGGTTCAACGAGAAAGCCGGTCACCCAGCGTTTAAATGCCGAATCATACCGGGCGTTCGTCCATCCGCCGGGCGTCCAGTAGGCATCGCGGTCATTGAATTTGTACAGCAGGTAACAGCCGTATTTATCGTAATAACTTTTAATCGTCCCGTCAAAAGCGTTATTGCCCTGAGGCAGGGTATAAGCTTTGCTGTCGCCGGAAGGTGCAAGCGCTTCTTCTTTGTTGCAGGCGATAGCCAGCAGCGAAAATACAGTGAGGATATATAATGTCTGTTTCATGAAATACAATATTAGCGGGGATTAGGTACCAGATTATTATTCCTGTTGATGGCCGTTACAGGGATAGGCAGCGCATACAACGGGCTATTGGCCGGCAATGTAAAAACCATGCTTCCGCCGTCCGCGTCAATGAACGTATGCGTAACGGATAATCCGAGGCGCTTGATGTCCGCCCAGCGGGAAGACTCTTCCAGGCTCATTTCCCGCCGGCGTTCGTCCAGGCAAAATTGCAGCAGCTCATCCGCGTCCGTAAAGGCGACTGGCACGTAAGCCGTATTACGGGTATCATAACGGCTGGAACGCAGCGTGTTCAGATCATTCAGCGCTTTTACCCTGTCTGCATCCTGACCGGAGCGCCTAAATCTCCGGGCGAGGGCTTCCGCACGCGTGATGTACACTTCACCGGTGCGTATGCCGTTATCTCCCGCGGCGGCGTTAACGCCGATCTTCAGGCTGCGGCCGGGAAACTCCGCCCCGCTGATCGTGTACTTTGAAAAATTAAGCACATACCGCAGGTCGCCTTTATCAGCCAGCCCATCCCCTTTTTCAAACATGTTCCTTAACTCATCGGACACGGCGTAAGGTGCATGAAACCCGGTATAACTGCCGGGACCTGGCAGATAAGTCGTAATACCCTTGGAATTGAACCCAAATTGCCACAATACTTCGCTGCTGGTGGTCTGATCATAGATCCCCGCAGGGTTAATGCTGGTATTGGAAATCACATAATTCCTCAACTGCGTCAGCTGCGGACGGTCGGCAATAACAAGGTCAGCATATGCAATGGCTTTATCGATATCTTCATCCAGCCCACGGTAGAGGTAGAAGCGGGACAACATGGCATAAGCCGCGATGTGGCCAACCCGGTAAGGCGTTGTTGCCGTGTAGTTATCTTTTAACAGCGCAGCACCATCCAGCAGGTCTTTTTCCACCTGGTTAAAAGTCTGGCGTAACGAACTGCGGCCAATATGCTCATCGCTCACCTGCATCGTCAGGATCAGCGGCAAACCCATCGCCGTTTCAGGATTTACGCCTGCACCGGTATAAGGCAGGCAATATAATTGCGCCAGCCGCAGGTAGTAATATCCCCGCAGGAATAAGGCTTGTGCCACCAAAGCATTCCTTGCCTCCGCTGTACCGCTCACATTCGCGGCGTAATCGATCACAATGTTGCATCCTTTGATCTTTCCATAGCAGGCCTTCCAGCTGTCCAATGCCGTCGCCGCAGTACCGGTAGCACCTTCCAGCTCCAAAGGATCAAAGGCGAAAATGCCCTTGCCGTTCTCATAATAAGTACCGTAGGCGGTATT
This genomic stretch from Chitinophaga sp. XS-30 harbors:
- a CDS encoding RagB/SusD family nutrient uptake outer membrane protein — its product is MNKILIYLLSVCLLATSCKKFLEETSPDEIRPSSTEDLYSLMISDAYPYSLKPDWFSDMLTDDIRSYGMPRNTNGTINTAYGTYYENGKGIFAFDPLELEGATGTAATALDSWKACYGKIKGCNIVIDYAANVSGTAEARNALVAQALFLRGYYYLRLAQLYCLPYTGAGVNPETAMGLPLILTMQVSDEHIGRSSLRQTFNQVEKDLLDGAALLKDNYTATTPYRVGHIAAYAMLSRFYLYRGLDEDIDKAIAYADLVIADRPQLTQLRNYVISNTSINPAGIYDQTTSSEVLWQFGFNSKGITTYLPGPGSYTGFHAPYAVSDELRNMFEKGDGLADKGDLRYVLNFSKYTISGAEFPGRSLKIGVNAAAGDNGIRTGEVYITRAEALARRFRRSGQDADRVKALNDLNTLRSSRYDTRNTAYVPVAFTDADELLQFCLDERRREMSLEESSRWADIKRLGLSVTHTFIDADGGSMVFTLPANSPLYALPIPVTAINRNNNLVPNPR
- a CDS encoding zinc-dependent metalloprotease gives rise to the protein MNILRVFLLSAMLIPVSAVVRAQGNSGKEELPSLTSYLKPDAQRYEGMCNIYVQDNRYLMEVPDSLEGRDVLAAITIVQGSAQRERSAGKRFGYSGDAVYESVFRFQKASGNRLTLVQPMFLNASDTTTAFYRPATASLLPVLLSFDVKAKSEYSVLIDFTDAFKGDADLFSLRGAKDELGIGELQADKSFVKSVTCFPGNINFRSVKSYGPGAVPPAKNGPGLPVAEKGLKQPGEATAWEVGASWILLPETPMKQRFMDERVGYFTTSVRDLDNYPDHPRHVQLATRWDLQPRPEDVQRYLAGELVEPAKPIIFFIDRDTPDYLVPYFIDGVNEWRRAFEKAGFKNAITAKPEPAADDSTYSLEDVRYSYISYKASPIPNAYGPSVCDPRSGEIISSRVAVFHNIMDLIQRWYFAMCATIDPEARQFPLSREVMGRLVKNVVTHEVGHALGLRHNFAGSATYDVDSIRNPAFVKKNGFGASVMDYMRFNYVVQPEDKMPPELLLPDIGVYDIFAIEWGYRWMPQFGSPKQEADSLKVWVSDKRKDPRLLFGKETDRLDPRCQSEDVGNNAVKAGRLGMKNLRKTMLHFDEWMTLMGADEDFYGRQYRSILGRYHNYLDHAWRIVGGRYNNGDALPAENMPLVVPVSREQELEAISFLKEHLFYYPEWLFPPKIMKKAGFEFGRDGAEPFAVGFSKLFLSYNRMLQNEVIAGKDSYPVSRFFEELYEDVYGKLPSGKPVDAFHRMLQRTFLAGMISSAESKAGFSKDVSLQLAMLIRKVQARCNVALPLAPDVLTKAHLQSLSDIVSIWETGTAMELIAIK